One window of the Brevibacterium limosum genome contains the following:
- a CDS encoding M3 family metallopeptidase, producing the protein MSADPNSIDVWEAFLDPQTDYSLPDFAAVTPATLLTAVRTATDFARAEVAAIIADDAESTFFSTTVRFESASVPMTRIASVAAAIESNHLRPELTDAVSEVWELLSATQTEILLNVDLFHRIEQVSVADLNPEDKRQHELTIELFVRAGARLGEEEREQMATIAAELTTLENSFSRALQLDTRELAVHLSEAESLAGMNDDQIAAAANRAADRGVDGYLLPLNNFTQQIVLESLSTAQTRRHVLNNSMARGSRGGDGDTRTQVADTTALRALKAHLLGYPSYSSFAIDNQTAGNPDAAADIVSSLINPANAQLDEELAQVKERYGLETVAAEDVKYYLAKFRADEFGIDPDEVAKYFEFDTVLTEGVFRAATGLYGITFAPYEGVTAWHEDVRAYEVTDVTERHLGLVLIDPYSRDTKRGGAWMDQLVPASRLTGLLPVVTLSLNLAKPGPGRPTLLNPTELTTFFHEFGHVLHGLFANSTYPSTAGTAVPRDYVEFPSQLNEMWRFHPQVLPHFAKHVDTGEPMPAELVDALIASDRFGQGFDTIEYLAAAMLDLSWHSLEAGDHITEVLSFESEVLAAAGFSPLVPPRYRSTYFGHVFASGYAAGYYSYLYSEVIAAWVSEWFEEQGGLNREAGEAFREAILAPGYSVDPMAAIERFFGTRPDVAPLLRRRGLAEPVTEEDGEAEAATAESEPGAASAKWDNPNHEAVAADLTSAGIEPRIEVFTEATPNAATAAEALGIEVGAIANSLIFSAGGSPVLIMASGAHRVDTAHVAELIGVDSLDRAPKELVREATGQVIGGVAPCGHPSPIPTYVDVSLKDYPVLWAGAGTPNSMVPLTYEQLLTVTRGKEITVVAEES; encoded by the coding sequence ATGAGCGCAGATCCGAACAGCATCGATGTCTGGGAAGCGTTCCTCGACCCGCAGACCGACTATTCGCTGCCCGACTTCGCCGCGGTCACCCCGGCGACGCTGCTGACCGCGGTTCGCACGGCCACCGATTTCGCCCGCGCCGAGGTGGCTGCGATCATCGCAGACGACGCCGAGTCCACGTTCTTCTCCACCACCGTGAGATTCGAATCCGCGTCCGTGCCGATGACCCGTATCGCCTCTGTGGCCGCAGCCATCGAATCGAATCATCTGCGTCCCGAACTCACCGACGCCGTCTCCGAGGTGTGGGAGCTCCTGTCGGCTACCCAGACAGAGATCCTGCTGAACGTCGACCTCTTCCACCGCATCGAACAGGTCTCGGTCGCCGACCTCAACCCGGAGGACAAACGTCAGCACGAGCTCACCATCGAACTCTTCGTGCGTGCGGGAGCCCGCCTCGGCGAGGAGGAACGGGAGCAGATGGCCACGATCGCGGCCGAACTGACCACCCTTGAGAACTCCTTCTCCCGCGCTCTGCAGCTCGATACGCGCGAACTGGCCGTCCACCTCAGCGAGGCCGAGTCCCTGGCGGGGATGAACGACGACCAGATCGCGGCGGCAGCGAATCGAGCGGCCGATCGCGGTGTCGACGGCTATCTGCTGCCGCTGAACAACTTCACCCAGCAGATCGTCCTCGAATCCCTCAGCACGGCACAGACCCGTCGGCACGTGCTGAATAACTCGATGGCGCGCGGATCCCGCGGCGGCGACGGCGACACCCGCACCCAGGTCGCCGACACCACGGCACTGCGTGCGCTCAAGGCGCACCTGCTCGGATATCCCTCCTACTCTTCCTTCGCCATCGACAACCAGACCGCAGGCAACCCCGACGCGGCAGCCGATATCGTCTCCTCCCTCATCAATCCCGCGAACGCCCAACTCGACGAGGAGCTTGCGCAGGTCAAGGAGCGCTACGGCCTCGAGACGGTCGCAGCCGAAGACGTCAAGTACTACCTTGCGAAGTTCCGCGCCGACGAATTCGGCATCGACCCCGACGAGGTGGCCAAGTACTTCGAGTTCGACACCGTCCTCACCGAGGGCGTCTTCCGCGCGGCCACCGGCCTCTACGGAATCACCTTCGCCCCCTACGAAGGGGTCACCGCCTGGCATGAGGACGTCCGCGCCTATGAGGTCACCGACGTCACCGAGCGGCACTTGGGGCTCGTGCTCATCGACCCGTACTCCAGGGATACGAAACGAGGCGGAGCATGGATGGACCAGCTGGTTCCGGCCTCCCGCCTGACCGGGCTGCTGCCGGTCGTCACCCTCTCACTCAATCTCGCCAAGCCCGGCCCGGGTCGGCCCACCCTGCTCAATCCGACCGAACTGACGACGTTCTTCCACGAGTTCGGTCACGTCCTCCACGGGCTCTTCGCGAACTCCACCTACCCGTCGACGGCGGGCACCGCGGTCCCGCGCGACTATGTCGAATTCCCGTCCCAGCTCAATGAGATGTGGCGCTTCCATCCCCAGGTCCTCCCCCACTTCGCCAAGCATGTCGACACGGGTGAGCCGATGCCGGCCGAACTCGTCGATGCGCTCATCGCCAGCGACAGGTTCGGGCAGGGCTTCGACACGATCGAATACCTCGCCGCGGCCATGCTCGACCTGTCCTGGCATTCGCTCGAGGCCGGGGACCACATCACCGAGGTGCTGTCCTTCGAATCCGAGGTGCTCGCCGCAGCCGGCTTCTCCCCGCTCGTGCCGCCGCGCTACCGGTCGACGTACTTCGGGCACGTCTTCGCCTCCGGCTATGCGGCCGGCTATTACTCCTACCTCTACTCCGAGGTCATCGCCGCCTGGGTCAGCGAATGGTTCGAGGAGCAGGGCGGACTGAACCGGGAAGCCGGAGAGGCCTTCCGCGAGGCGATCCTCGCGCCGGGCTATTCGGTCGACCCGATGGCCGCGATCGAACGCTTCTTCGGCACTCGCCCGGATGTCGCACCGCTGCTGCGCCGCCGCGGTCTCGCCGAACCCGTCACCGAGGAGGACGGCGAGGCCGAGGCGGCCACGGCCGAGTCCGAGCCCGGAGCCGCCTCGGCGAAATGGGACAATCCCAACCACGAGGCGGTCGCCGCCGATCTCACGTCCGCCGGCATCGAGCCGCGCATCGAGGTCTTCACCGAGGCGACACCGAATGCTGCGACGGCGGCCGAGGCTTTGGGCATCGAGGTCGGGGCGATCGCGAACAGCCTCATCTTCTCCGCGGGCGGCTCCCCTGTGCTCATCATGGCATCGGGTGCCCACCGGGTCGACACCGCACACGTCGCCGAACTCATCGGCGTCGATTCGCTCGACCGGGCGCCGAAGGAACTCGTTCGGGAGGCGACCGGGCAGGTCATCGGCGGAGTCGCACCGTGCGGTCACCCGAGCCCGATTCCCACCTATGTCGATGTGTCGCTGAAGGATTATCCTGTTCTCTGGGCCGGCGCGGGGACACCGAATTCGATGGTGCCCCTGACGTACGAGCAGCTGCTCACGGTCACCAGAGGAAAGGAAATCACCGTTGTCGCAGAAGAGTCCTGA
- a CDS encoding queuosine precursor transporter — MSQKSPEAEPGRSEAESGQPGRTTDPAHTTSAARFAAFASSRGRYYAVFLAVFCAVLIISNISATKVIGFGPIVTDGGAFLFPIAYILGDVISEVYGFKAARKAVITGFGLQILATFVFWLVLISPPGPGYENQEAFAAVLGFYPRIVAASLVGYFVGQLLNSWVLVAVKKRMGESKLWVRLLTSTGVGEFVDTLLFCIIAFAGVIPGLDFINYIIVGFVYKVAVEIIFLPVTYRVIKLVKRHEPSYELDAADAGR; from the coding sequence TTGTCGCAGAAGAGTCCTGAGGCGGAGCCCGGGCGCTCCGAGGCTGAGTCTGGGCAGCCGGGTCGCACCACCGATCCGGCGCACACCACCTCGGCTGCCCGCTTCGCAGCCTTCGCCTCCTCCCGGGGCCGCTACTATGCGGTCTTCCTCGCCGTGTTCTGCGCGGTGCTCATCATCTCGAACATCTCGGCCACGAAGGTCATCGGCTTCGGCCCCATCGTCACCGACGGCGGCGCATTCCTCTTCCCCATCGCGTACATCCTCGGCGATGTGATCAGCGAGGTGTACGGCTTCAAAGCCGCCCGCAAGGCTGTGATCACCGGTTTCGGCCTGCAGATCCTGGCGACCTTCGTGTTCTGGCTCGTGCTCATCTCCCCTCCCGGCCCCGGTTACGAGAATCAGGAGGCCTTCGCCGCCGTGCTCGGCTTCTACCCGCGCATCGTCGCGGCCTCCCTCGTCGGCTACTTCGTCGGCCAGCTGCTCAATTCGTGGGTGCTCGTAGCGGTGAAGAAGCGGATGGGCGAGTCGAAGCTGTGGGTCCGCCTGCTCACGTCGACAGGCGTCGGCGAGTTCGTCGACACCCTGCTCTTCTGCATCATCGCCTTCGCCGGAGTCATCCCGGGGCTCGACTTCATCAACTACATCATCGTCGGCTTCGTCTACAAGGTCGCCGTCGAGATCATCTTCCTGCCCGTGACCTACCGCGTCATCAAGCTCGTCAAGCGCCACGAACCCAGTTACGAGCTCGACGCCGCCGACGCCGGTCGCTGA
- the tgt gene encoding tRNA guanosine(34) transglycosylase Tgt has product MTTDQSPAASETTPINDRSQFGFEVGTRMDTGGRTGVIRTPHGDIQTPAFIPVGTKATVKAVRPDEVAELGGQAVLANAYHLYLQPGSDLIDEAGGLGRFMNWPGPTFTDSGGFQVMSLGSGFKKVISMEAAGERSDELVAVGKERLSNVDEDGVTFKSHLDGSMHRFTPEISMRVQHELGADIMFAFDELTTLINTRGYQEESVERTRLWAMRCVEEHFRLTEERSHRPYQALFGVLQGAQYEDLRRKAARDLGAMDFDGFGIGGALEKENLGIIIRWVCEELPENKPRHLLGISEPDDLFESIKTGADTFDCVSPSRVARNAAIYTRDGRYNLTGAKYRRDFGPLAPDCSCYTCENYSRAYLRHLYKAKEMLFSTLCTIHNEHFVVSLVDEIRQAMIDGRFDELEGEVLGRYYSK; this is encoded by the coding sequence GTGACTACAGACCAATCCCCGGCGGCATCCGAGACCACGCCCATCAACGACCGTTCGCAGTTCGGCTTCGAGGTGGGCACCCGGATGGACACGGGCGGGCGCACCGGCGTCATCCGCACTCCGCACGGCGATATTCAGACTCCCGCATTCATCCCCGTCGGCACGAAGGCCACGGTCAAGGCCGTCCGCCCCGACGAGGTCGCCGAACTCGGCGGACAGGCGGTGCTCGCCAACGCCTACCACCTGTACCTGCAGCCCGGATCTGACCTCATCGACGAGGCCGGCGGCTTGGGCAGGTTCATGAACTGGCCGGGACCGACGTTCACCGACTCCGGGGGATTCCAGGTGATGAGCCTCGGCTCGGGGTTCAAGAAGGTCATCTCGATGGAGGCCGCGGGCGAGCGCAGCGACGAGCTCGTGGCCGTGGGCAAGGAGCGGCTGTCGAACGTCGACGAGGACGGGGTGACGTTCAAGTCGCATCTCGACGGGTCGATGCACCGCTTCACTCCGGAGATCTCGATGCGGGTGCAGCACGAACTCGGCGCCGACATCATGTTCGCCTTCGACGAGCTGACCACACTCATCAACACCCGCGGCTATCAGGAGGAGTCGGTTGAGCGGACCCGGCTGTGGGCGATGCGCTGCGTCGAGGAGCACTTCCGGCTCACCGAGGAGCGTTCGCATCGGCCGTATCAGGCGCTCTTCGGGGTGCTGCAGGGTGCGCAGTACGAAGATCTGCGGCGCAAGGCCGCGCGGGATCTCGGCGCCATGGACTTCGACGGCTTCGGCATCGGCGGGGCGTTGGAGAAGGAGAACCTCGGCATCATCATCCGCTGGGTGTGCGAGGAGCTGCCGGAGAACAAGCCGCGGCACCTGCTGGGCATCTCCGAACCCGACGACCTGTTCGAATCGATCAAGACCGGCGCGGACACCTTCGACTGCGTCTCACCCTCCCGCGTGGCCCGCAACGCCGCGATCTACACCCGGGACGGCCGGTACAACCTCACCGGCGCGAAGTACCGCCGCGACTTCGGACCCCTGGCTCCGGACTGCTCGTGCTACACCTGCGAGAACTACTCGCGGGCGTACCTGCGGCACCTGTACAAGGCGAAGGAGATGCTCTTCTCCACCCTGTGCACGATCCACAACGAACACTTCGTCGTCTCGCTCGTCGATGAGATCCGGCAGGCGATGATCGACGGCCGCTTCGACGAGCTCGAAGGCGAGGTCCTCGGCCGCTACTACTCGAAGTAG
- the mmuM gene encoding homocysteine S-methyltransferase encodes MTFPQMLASAEASHPIVLDGGLGTAAEDRGIDLDHHLWSAELIRTGPDTLAEVHAAFASAGARILTTASYQATPLGFARAGISAEEGHRIIGESVRIARRAADRTAAPGRGTLVAGSVGPYGAALGDGAEYTGDYRLTPEEFTAFHRPRIAALAEAGADLLAVETQPRLDEIRAIVGLAEETGLPVWVSVTLQDGTDTVAPALPDGGSLADVAKAAAASASVLAIGVNCVRPSLVAPALEELSAHTAMPLIAYPNSGEIYDAGAMEWRDDRAEAGIGSWPVAEWTRLGARIVGGCCRVRPDDIAVLSHRG; translated from the coding sequence ATGACGTTCCCGCAGATGCTCGCCTCCGCCGAGGCGAGCCATCCCATCGTCCTCGACGGCGGTTTGGGCACCGCCGCCGAGGACCGCGGCATCGACCTCGACCATCACCTGTGGTCGGCCGAGCTCATTCGCACCGGCCCAGACACCCTCGCCGAGGTGCACGCCGCCTTCGCCTCCGCCGGTGCCCGCATCCTGACGACCGCGAGCTATCAGGCGACTCCGCTCGGCTTCGCCCGTGCCGGAATCAGTGCCGAGGAAGGCCACAGGATCATCGGTGAGAGCGTGCGGATCGCGCGCAGGGCTGCTGACCGCACTGCCGCTCCGGGCAGAGGCACCCTCGTCGCCGGGTCGGTCGGGCCCTATGGTGCCGCGCTCGGCGACGGTGCCGAGTACACCGGGGACTATCGACTGACTCCTGAGGAGTTCACCGCCTTCCATCGACCGCGCATCGCGGCCCTCGCCGAGGCGGGAGCGGATCTGCTCGCCGTCGAAACCCAGCCGCGCCTCGACGAGATCCGCGCGATCGTAGGGCTGGCCGAGGAGACCGGTCTTCCGGTCTGGGTGAGCGTGACTCTGCAGGACGGCACGGACACGGTCGCCCCGGCCCTGCCCGACGGCGGCTCCCTGGCCGACGTCGCGAAGGCGGCGGCCGCCTCGGCGTCGGTGCTGGCGATCGGGGTCAACTGCGTCCGGCCGTCCCTGGTGGCCCCCGCGCTCGAGGAGCTGTCGGCACACACGGCAATGCCGCTCATCGCCTACCCGAACTCGGGCGAGATCTACGACGCGGGTGCCATGGAATGGCGGGACGACCGCGCTGAAGCCGGGATCGGGTCATGGCCGGTGGCGGAGTGGACCCGCCTCGGCGCGCGGATCGTCGGCGGCTGCTGCCGGGTTCGACCGGACGACATCGCAGTGCTCAGTCACCGGGGCTGA
- a CDS encoding FAD-binding oxidoreductase yields MSADATVSADLGGLAAELSSGALVTDRDVIDAYSSDKALFCPAGEASALVRAACVDDVVAVMRFATEHRIPVVTQGARTGLSGAANATDGAILLNVAKLNAIVDIDEVDQTCRVQPGVINQDLKQALAGHGLSYPPDPGSVAISTIGGNVATNAGGMCCVKYGVTKDYVRALTVVLADGTVTKLGRQTAKGVAGLDLAGLFVGSEGTLGVIVEITLGLRPLLAPPVTGVGIFPDMESAGHTVSAFMASGAAPSMLELMDGGTAAMINAYGDFGLPDGAGALLLVQSDAPGPAGVAALEKFETIAVEQGADEVFFSEDPADSEMFVAARRAVSPAMEKYVAGIGGGELIDDVCVPRSRLGEFFARLDEIAAGHAVQVATAGHAGDGNMHPSVLFDASDEASVAEAKETFAEIMQLGLDLGGTITGEHGVGYLKRDWLVRELDAGAQALQSGIKAAVDPLGILNPGKMLG; encoded by the coding sequence ATGAGTGCGGATGCCACGGTGAGCGCGGATCTGGGCGGCCTCGCCGCCGAGCTGAGTTCGGGGGCGCTGGTCACCGACCGCGACGTCATCGATGCCTATTCGTCGGACAAGGCGCTGTTCTGTCCGGCCGGTGAGGCGTCGGCTCTGGTGCGTGCCGCTTGCGTCGATGATGTGGTCGCGGTGATGCGGTTCGCCACCGAGCATCGGATCCCGGTCGTCACACAGGGGGCGAGGACGGGCCTGTCGGGCGCGGCGAATGCCACGGACGGGGCGATCCTGCTCAATGTGGCGAAGCTGAATGCGATCGTCGACATCGACGAGGTCGATCAGACCTGCCGCGTCCAACCCGGTGTCATCAACCAGGACCTCAAGCAGGCGCTGGCCGGGCATGGTCTGTCGTATCCGCCGGATCCGGGATCGGTGGCGATCTCGACGATCGGCGGGAACGTCGCCACGAACGCCGGCGGGATGTGCTGTGTGAAGTACGGGGTGACGAAGGACTATGTGCGGGCACTGACCGTGGTGCTCGCCGATGGGACCGTGACGAAGCTCGGCCGGCAGACCGCGAAGGGTGTGGCCGGTCTCGACCTGGCGGGACTGTTCGTGGGATCCGAGGGGACTCTGGGCGTCATCGTCGAGATCACCCTCGGGCTCAGACCGCTGCTGGCGCCACCGGTGACAGGCGTCGGGATCTTTCCGGATATGGAGTCGGCCGGTCATACGGTCTCTGCGTTCATGGCCTCCGGTGCGGCGCCGTCGATGCTCGAACTCATGGACGGAGGCACGGCGGCGATGATCAATGCCTATGGGGATTTCGGCCTGCCCGATGGTGCCGGGGCGCTCCTGCTCGTCCAGTCCGATGCCCCGGGCCCGGCCGGTGTCGCCGCACTCGAGAAGTTCGAGACCATCGCTGTCGAGCAGGGGGCCGATGAGGTGTTCTTCTCCGAGGATCCGGCGGATTCGGAGATGTTCGTCGCGGCTCGTCGGGCCGTGTCCCCGGCGATGGAGAAGTATGTGGCCGGCATCGGCGGGGGAGAGCTCATCGATGATGTGTGCGTGCCCCGGTCCCGCCTCGGCGAGTTCTTCGCCCGTTTGGATGAGATCGCGGCCGGGCATGCGGTTCAGGTGGCCACGGCCGGTCATGCCGGGGATGGGAATATGCATCCGAGTGTGCTCTTCGATGCCTCGGACGAGGCGAGTGTGGCCGAGGCGAAGGAGACGTTCGCCGAGATCATGCAGCTGGGTCTGGATCTGGGTGGAACGATCACCGGTGAGCACGGGGTCGGGTATCTGAAGAGGGACTGGTTGGTGCGGGAGCTCGATGCCGGTGCTCAGGCTCTGCAGTCGGGGATCAAGGCGGCGGTCGATCCGTTGGGGATCCTCAACCCGGGCAAGATGCTCGGCTGA